The genomic interval TTAGAAATACCAGAGGGAGCGAATCTCATCCTCGGTCAATCCCACTTTATAAAAACGGTCGAGGATTTGTACGAGATTATGGTGGGCACATCGCCTCAAGTGAAGTTTGGCATCGCATTTTGTGAAGCTTCGGGGCCGTGTTTAATTCGGGTAACAGGGAATGATTCGGCATTGCAAGAGGTTGCAACGAAAAATGCTCAGGCGATCGCCGCTGGACATAGTTTCACGATTCTCATGCAGGAAGCTTACCCAATTAATTTCCTAAATGCCATTAAACAATGCCCTGAAGTTTGCACCATCTACTGTGCTACGGCAAACCCGGTTGAGGTGATTGTGGCTGAAACCGCTCAAGGTCGGGGCATTCTGGGTGTGGTTGATGGCTTTTCTCCCCAGGGGGTGGAGGGAACGGAAGAAGCCACCGCTCGCCAAACGTTTTTGCGGCAAATTGGCTATAAGCTTTGATAGAGGAGGTGGTAGGTGATAGGTAGTAGGTGGTAGGAGCGACCGCTGGAGGAGTGGGTGACACTTGATAGATTAAAACAAGTGTACTAGGCTGGTTTCATCAGTTCGATTCCTACCAGGGAGGTGATTTATGGTAAACGAAGTAAAACCTATTCCTGATGGTTATCATTCCGTTACCCCGTCACTTGCCATTAAGGGGGCAGCAAGCGCGATCGAGTTTTACAAACAAGCCTTTGGGGCAACGGAAATCAT from Kovacikia minuta CCNUW1 carries:
- a CDS encoding adenosine-specific kinase, producing MELKSISLEIPEGANLILGQSHFIKTVEDLYEIMVGTSPQVKFGIAFCEASGPCLIRVTGNDSALQEVATKNAQAIAAGHSFTILMQEAYPINFLNAIKQCPEVCTIYCATANPVEVIVAETAQGRGILGVVDGFSPQGVEGTEEATARQTFLRQIGYKL